A region of Nitrosomonas stercoris DNA encodes the following proteins:
- a CDS encoding putative GST-like protein YibF — translation MKLIGSFTSPYVRKVRIVLAEKNIDYEFTNDPPFSPDTKVAQVNPLGKVPALILNDGFILFDSRLLAEYLDEQSTADSARLIPASGAERLRVKRWEILADGIIDACVAIYLERKRPEAQRSQEWIERQQKKIDQGLQAAAADLGDQAWCEGAAMTLADIALGCALGYLDIRFPEVKWRATYPNLVQLADKLATRSSFKTTVAPN, via the coding sequence ATGAAGCTGATTGGATCATTCACCAGCCCGTATGTACGCAAAGTGCGCATCGTGCTGGCAGAGAAAAATATCGACTACGAATTTACCAATGACCCGCCATTTAGTCCCGATACCAAGGTTGCCCAGGTCAATCCATTAGGTAAAGTACCCGCACTCATTTTGAATGATGGTTTTATTCTGTTTGATTCACGCTTGCTTGCTGAATATCTGGATGAACAGAGTACGGCTGACTCCGCTCGGCTGATTCCTGCTTCCGGCGCAGAGCGTTTACGTGTTAAACGTTGGGAAATATTGGCAGACGGCATTATTGATGCCTGCGTGGCTATTTACCTCGAACGCAAACGGCCAGAAGCACAACGCAGCCAGGAATGGATCGAGCGCCAACAGAAAAAAATTGATCAAGGCTTACAAGCCGCTGCTGCCGATTTGGGTGATCAAGCCTGGTGTGAAGGTGCCGCCATGACATTGGCTGATATTGCATTAGGTTGCGCATTGGGCTATCTGGATATACGCTTCCCTGAGGTTAAATGGCGTGCAACTTACCCTAATCTTGTTCAATTGGCTGACAAATTGGCAACACGTTCATCATTCAAAACGACTGTTGCGCCAAATTAA
- a CDS encoding tRNA (cytidineuridine-2'-O-)-methyltransferase has translation MNPASPLDNVRIVLSHTSHPGNIGATARAMKTMGLSKLYLVNPKSFPDSEADARASNARDILAAAHVCDNLTAALNNTVLATALTARHRDLPHPTCNARQAAAELMRYAQHHPVALVFGRESAGLTAAEISRCQLTVRIPANPDYSSLNLAAAVQVIAYELRMVLEEAAVIQPPVIASLPDAASLQEIEGLHHHLEQVMIHSGFLDPVHPKHLMRRMRRLFARTRLEKEEVNILRGLLTAVDPQRFKH, from the coding sequence ATGAATCCTGCTTCACCGCTTGATAATGTCCGCATTGTCCTTAGCCACACCAGCCATCCGGGCAATATCGGCGCCACTGCGCGTGCGATGAAAACAATGGGATTGAGTAAACTTTACCTGGTCAATCCCAAATCTTTTCCGGATAGTGAGGCCGATGCGCGTGCCTCCAATGCGCGCGATATCCTTGCAGCGGCTCATGTATGCGATAACCTGACAGCGGCATTGAATAATACTGTGCTGGCTACTGCGCTGACTGCTCGTCATCGAGATTTACCGCATCCCACCTGTAATGCCAGGCAAGCAGCAGCAGAGCTGATGCGATATGCGCAGCATCATCCAGTGGCATTGGTGTTTGGACGAGAAAGTGCCGGGTTAACGGCTGCGGAAATCAGTCGTTGTCAGTTAACAGTGCGAATTCCAGCGAATCCTGATTATTCTTCACTGAATCTGGCTGCCGCTGTGCAAGTCATAGCTTATGAATTACGCATGGTGTTGGAAGAAGCCGCTGTTATACAGCCTCCCGTTATTGCCTCCTTGCCGGATGCTGCCAGTTTGCAGGAGATTGAAGGGTTGCATCATCATTTAGAGCAAGTGATGATCCACAGCGGATTTTTAGATCCTGTACATCCAAAACACCTCATGCGCCGGATGCGGCGCTTGTTTGCACGCACCCGACTGGAAAAAGAAGAGGTGAATATTTTACGCGGACTGCTGACTGCAGTTGATCCGCAGCGCTTCAAACATTAG
- a CDS encoding adenylosuccinate lyase, producing MNSQILLALSPLDGRYQQKVTALRPFFSEYALIRKRVRIEIEWFKAITSIPDLTGQATLSDETVARLDELYKNFSVQDAAAVKAIEARTNHDVKAVEYWLKEQLADNEEIVARSEFIHFACTSEDINNLSHGLMLKLSREQVMLPALDNIIQKLATLATELAEIPMLARTHGQSATPTTMGKEIANFVYRLRQGRERLMQVVMTGKINGAVGNYNAHLVAFPELDWEAFARTFVEQLGLTFNPYTIQIEPHDRMAELFDAYARINTILLDMNRDIWGYVSLGYFRQKTKADEVGSSTMPHKVNPIDFENSEGNLGIANALLRHLSEKLPISRWQRDLTDSTVLRNMGVALGHTLLAYDSCLKGLNKLQIDTARLAADLDTAWEVLAEPIQTVMRRYGVPNPYEQLKALTRGKTGIDRMALQQFITQLDIPAAEKERLLQLTPANYTGLAAHLAKNIST from the coding sequence ATGAATAGTCAAATCCTGCTCGCGCTTTCTCCTCTGGATGGACGTTACCAGCAAAAGGTAACGGCATTACGCCCTTTTTTTAGTGAATATGCCTTGATTCGCAAGCGAGTGCGCATAGAAATCGAGTGGTTTAAAGCCATTACAAGTATTCCAGATCTGACTGGGCAGGCTACGTTATCAGATGAAACTGTTGCGCGCCTGGACGAGCTATACAAGAATTTTTCTGTGCAGGATGCGGCGGCCGTCAAAGCTATTGAAGCGCGTACTAATCATGATGTCAAAGCCGTGGAATATTGGCTCAAGGAACAATTAGCAGACAATGAGGAAATCGTAGCGCGTTCCGAATTTATTCATTTTGCTTGCACTTCCGAAGATATTAACAATCTGTCACATGGTTTGATGCTTAAGTTGAGTCGGGAGCAAGTCATGTTGCCTGCGCTCGATAATATTATTCAAAAATTGGCAACTCTGGCGACCGAGTTGGCAGAGATCCCCATGTTGGCTCGTACGCACGGACAATCAGCCACTCCTACAACCATGGGCAAGGAAATCGCCAATTTTGTCTATCGACTCAGGCAAGGGCGCGAACGTCTCATGCAAGTTGTAATGACTGGCAAAATCAATGGGGCAGTAGGCAATTACAACGCGCACCTAGTGGCATTTCCTGAGTTAGATTGGGAAGCATTTGCTCGCACTTTTGTCGAGCAGCTGGGTTTGACCTTTAACCCTTATACCATTCAGATTGAGCCGCATGACAGAATGGCTGAGTTATTCGATGCCTATGCTCGTATCAATACGATTTTGCTGGATATGAATCGTGATATTTGGGGTTATGTATCACTGGGTTATTTCCGGCAAAAAACCAAGGCGGATGAAGTGGGCTCCTCAACCATGCCACATAAAGTCAATCCCATTGATTTTGAGAACTCGGAAGGTAATCTCGGTATTGCTAATGCTTTGCTCCGACACCTGAGTGAAAAATTACCAATCTCACGCTGGCAACGGGATTTGACCGATTCCACTGTGTTGCGCAATATGGGCGTTGCACTGGGTCATACGCTGCTAGCTTATGATTCCTGTCTGAAAGGATTAAACAAACTGCAAATTGATACAGCGCGTCTGGCAGCCGATCTGGATACTGCCTGGGAAGTACTGGCCGAGCCGATCCAAACCGTGATGCGTCGCTACGGTGTACCTAACCCCTATGAACAACTCAAAGCATTAACGCGCGGCAAAACAGGCATTGATCGCATGGCATTGCAGCAATTTATTACTCAATTAGATATCCCCGCAGCAGAAAAAGAACGATTATTACAGCTTACTCCGGCCAATTACACTGGTTT